Proteins encoded within one genomic window of Glycine soja cultivar W05 chromosome 1, ASM419377v2, whole genome shotgun sequence:
- the LOC114409254 gene encoding protein NETWORKED 2D: MLQRAASNAYSWWWVSHIRTKQSKWMEQNLLDMEEKVQTVLKLLEEEGDSFAKRAEMYYKRRPELISFVEESFKAYRALAERYDHISTELQNANNTIASVFPDRVPFMDEEDDDGSPRPSRKKAEGFKTNIPKPPIKDLKNVITTAAATRKFHSKKPAATAASAAPKVPKSGLSRKEALEEVDKLQKQILALQTVKEFVKNSYDNSIARYWETDEQIKELQERVSTLQDELGEGVDIEDDEARRLMAEAALKSCQEALTQLQEKQEKSLDETRIESKRVKDVKAKLGSLMDEFHYEQSNSEEPRVQRDLKEIAETKDLEENAGLAPKKQELQLLKENIKEHFETSSNSSLSVAEMAEKIDELVNKVISLETAVSSQTVMVTRLRTDTDELQEQIRTLENDKESLIKDRNKLNEQLRKMEEKMHGVQDLNQIVEDKNNNLQTQFNEAHSNLDQLSEKVQNVQQPGEEAKTTDLSHTQKDSSSQAELKSKSEGQVPLNEDNILLNDIKSEKELTNGLVEDDAKDKELKVAGTVEDDLTSDNKLEATGSPFANEPNVTRSLENDAKSVDKVKVTSSLEMEEATPMEKKSPKELEEQEKTVNPGNDEKTTVAVSTTTENQEVSQLPASNKADSSSESSEKQPENDAKQSSCEIDNALKVDPKGQATAQEDEPDWQQLFTNGMQDREQVLLSEYTNTLRNYKDMKKRLAEIEKKNQDSNSDSSLQLKELKTANAMKDEEIRHLRQKLGLLQRSMEGNEDFTEELLQIEPPESTSPIEEKFRSNMDEVLEENLTFWLKFSAYYSEIQKFETTIKDLLTDLSKLEEKGKSSEGSSSIKHSIKSDSRPIYRHLTEIQNEITIWMERGALLKEELQSRFSSLCDIQEQITSALKTSAEDDDFRFTSYQAAKFQGEILNMKQENNKVADELQAGLDGVTSLQLEIEKALVKLNDEFGFSASKRQQNGQLRQSETRAKVPLRSFIFGAKPKKQSIFSCMTPGMHRKYR; encoded by the exons ATGTTGCAGAGAGCGGCGAGCAATGCTTATTCATGGTGGTGGGTTAGCCACATCAGAACAAAACAATCAAAATGGATGGAGCAAAACCTTCTAG ATATGGAGGAAAAAGTGCAAACTGTTTTGAAGCTCTTAGAGGAAGAGGGAGACTCTTTTGCTAAGAGAGCAGAAATGTATTACAAAAGGAGACCGGAACTGATAAGCTTTGTGGAGGAATCATTCAAGGCTTACCGAGCTTTAGCCGAAAGATATGATCACATATCAACAGAGTTGCAAAATGCCAACAACACCATTGCTTCTGTCTTTCCAGATCGTGTCCCATTTATggatgaagaagatgatgatggatCACCAAGGCCTTCAAGAAAAAAGGCAGAAGGGTTCAAAACAAATATTCCAAAGCCTCCcattaaagatttaaaaaatgtcataacAACAGCAGCAGCCACAAGGAAATTTCATTCCAAGAAGCCAGCTGCCACAGCAGCTTCTGCTGCTCCGAAAGTTCCTAAATCTGGTTTGAGCAGAAAAGAGGCACTTGAAGAGGTTGACAAGCTGCAGAAACAGATTCTGGCTCTACaaactgtgaaagagtttgtaAAGAACTCTTATGATAATTCCATTGCTAGGTACTGGGAAACTGATGAGCAAATCAAGGAATTGCAAGAGAGAGTTTCCACTCTGCAAGATGAGCTGGGAGAAGGTGTTGatattgaagatgatgaagctCGCCGTTTGATGGCAGAAGCTGCTCTTAAATCATGCCAAGAGGCATTGACACAGTTGCAAGAGAAGCAGGAAAAATCACTTGATGAAACCAGAATTGAATCCAAAAGGGTAAAGGATGTGAAGGCCAAGTTGGGCTCTCTCATGGACGAATTCCATTATGAACAGAGTAATTCCGAAGAGCCAAGGGTCCAAAGAGATTTAAAAGAAATAGCAGAAACAAAGGACTTGGAAGAGAATGCCGGATTGGCTCCGAAGAAGCAGGAGTTGCAATTATTGAAGGAGAACATTAAAGAGCACTTTGAGACTAGCTCCAATTCATCACTCAGTGTGGCAGAAATGGCAGAGAAGATTGATGAGTTAGTGAACAAAGTGATCAGCTTGGAAACTGCAGTATCGTCCCAGACTGTGATGGTAACGAGATTGAGAACAGATACTGATGAACTTCAAGAGCAAATTCGAACTCTGGAAAATGATAAGGAAAGTCTTATCAAGGACAGAAACAAATTGAATGAACAACTCAGAAAGATGGAAGAAAAGATGCATGGAGTACAGGATCTAAATCAAATTGTTGAGGATAAGAATAACAATCTCCAAACCCAATTCAATGAAGCACATAGCAATCTTGATCAACTCTCAGAGAAAGTCCAAAACGTGCAGCAGCCAGGCGAGGAGGCCAAGACCACAGATTTATCACACACACAAAAGGATTCATCAAGCCAGGCTGAATTAAAAAGCAAATCTGAAGGACAAGTTCCTTTGAATGAGGACAATATCTTGTTGAATGATATTAAGTCTGAAAAGGAGCTTACGAATGGTTTGGTAGAAGATGATGCAAAAGATAAGGAGCTTAAGGTTGCTGGTACTGTTGAAGATGATTTAACATCAGACAACAAGCTTGAGGCCACTGGCTCACCATTTGCTAATGAACCTAATGTCACCCGTTCATTGGAAAATGATGCTAAGTCAGTAGATAAGGTTAAGGTCACCAGTTCCTTAGAAATGGAAGAGGCAACTCCTATGGAAAAAAAATCTCCAAAAGAGTTGGAAGAACAAGAGAAGACTGTAAATCCTGGCAATGATGAAAAGACAACAGTTGCTGTGAGCACTACCACAGAAAATCAGGAAGTCAGTCAGCTCCCAGCAAGCAACAAGGCAGATAGTTCTTCAGAGAGTTCTGAGAAACAGCCAGAAAATGATGCTAAGCAAAGTTCATGTGAGATAGATAATGCTCTCAAAGTTGATCCCAAGGGGCAGGCAACAGCACAAGAAGATGAACCTGATTGGCAGCAATTGTTTACGAATGGAATGCAGGATAGAGAACAAGTTCTGCTAAGTGAGTATACTAATACTCTTCGGAATTATAAAGATATGAAAAAGAGACTGGCtgaaatagagaagaaaaatcaagacaGCAACTCTGATTCATCTTTGCAGCTAAAAGAACTGAAGACAGCTAATGCCATGAAAGATGAAGAGATAAGACATCTGCGCCAGAAATTAGGTCTCTTGCAGAGAAGCATGGAAGGAAATGAGGATTTCACAGAGGAACTTTTACAAATTGAACCACCTGAATCTACTTCACCCATTGAAGAGAAATTCAGGTCAAACATGGATGAAGTTCTAGAGGAGAACTTAACTTTCTGGTTAAAATTCAGTGCTTATTACTCTGAGATACAGAAGTTTGAAACCACTATCAAAGATTTGCTGACCGACTTATCAAAATTAGAGGAAAAAGGGAAGTCGTCAGAGGGTAGTAGCAGCATAAAGCATTCTATAAAATCAGATTCAAGACCAATTTACAGACACCTAACAGAGATCCAAAATGAAATAACAATCTGGATGGAAAGAGGTGCCTTGCTGAAAGAAGAACTGCAAAGTCGTTTCTCATCTTTGTGTGACATCCAAGAACAAATAACATCAGCATTGAAAACCAGTGCTGAAGATGATGACTTCAGGTTCACAAGCTACCAAGCTGCCAAGTTCCAAGGTGAGATTTTGAACATGAAACAAGAAAACAACAAGGTTGCCGATGAACTTCAAGCGGGTTTAGATGGTGTAACATCTCTCCAACTTGAAATAGAAAAGGCTCTAGTGAAGTTGAATGATGAATTTGGGTTCTCAGCATCAAAGAGACAACAAAATGGCCAGCTAAGACAATCAGAGACTCGAGCCAAGGTTCCTCTCAGGTCATTTATCTTTGGCGCCAAACCAAAGAAACAATCAATCTTCTCCTGTATGACCCCTGGAATGCATAGGAAATACCGGTAG
- the LOC114409269 gene encoding uncharacterized protein LOC114409269: MAVSLTRLSWWLWGRSNKEKEPVVSGGSTLNSSSEWSFKERESVKFPSVKGTKIAPSHRKVKRKWQSREERRHDREYDVVLVPSDGDGCLSSSESDDSDFSIGWLEPHGSDFLQSDDDLDNSFAVLVPCYRKEVESSNKELLSAIKNLPNEFSSAGKNYMEHWLASLKNLEA; encoded by the exons ATGGCTGTCTCTCTGACACGTTTGTCATGGTGGTTGTGGGGTCGTAGCAACAAGGAGAAAGAGCCTGTTGTTTCTGGTGGCTCTACACTGAATTCATCTTCTGAATGGAGTTTTAAGGAAAGAGAGAGTGTTAAGTTTCCTTCAGTGAAGGGAACAAAGATAGCTCCTTCTCACAGGAAGGTTAAAAGGAAATGGCAGAGCAGGGAAGAGAGGAGACATGATAGAGAGTATGATGTTGTGTTGGTGCCATCTGATGGTGATGGTTGTTTGTCAAGCTCTGAATCTGATGACTCAGATTTTTCCATTGGGTGGTTGGAGCCTCATGGCTCTGATTTCCTTCAGAGTGATGATGATTTGGACAATAGTTTTGCTGTGCTAGTTCCTTGCTATAGGAAGGAGGTGGAGAGTTCAAACAAGGAGCTTTTGAGTGCCATCAAGAACCTTCCAAATGAATTTTCTTCTG CTGGCAAAAATTACATGGAACACTGGCTGGCTTCTCTCAAGAATTTAGAAGCGTAG